From Lolium perenne isolate Kyuss_39 chromosome 5, Kyuss_2.0, whole genome shotgun sequence, a single genomic window includes:
- the LOC127303071 gene encoding uncharacterized protein At2g27730, mitochondrial isoform X1, whose translation MAMAAARAAASRTPARFMQSRFRSSGGKMLSEEEKAAENVYIKKMEQEKLEKLARKGPSTGEQAPSTPSSAASDMKAGGAGPTASTSTGVSTDKNRNFAVLAGTVAGLSALGWYLLSKEPKKTEEVVD comes from the exons atggcgatggcggcggcgagggcggcggcgtCGAGGACCCCGGCGAGGTTCATGCAGAGCAGGTTCCGCTCCTCCGGCGGGAAGATGCTCAGCGAGGAGGAGAAGGCCGCCGAGAACGTCTACATCAAG AAAATGGAACAAGAGAAGCTAGAGAAGCTCGCACGCAAG GGCCCCAGCACAGGAGAGCAAGCTCCATCTACCCCAAGCTCTGCAGCAAGCGACATGAAAGCTGGAGGCGCTGGCCCGACGGCGTCCACATCCACTGGCGTGTCGACCGACAAGAACAGGAACTTTGCCGTCCTGGCGGGCACCGTCGCTGGCCTGAGTGCCCTGGGCTGGTATCTCCTGTCCAAGGAGCCCAAGAAGACAGAAGAGGTCGTCGACTGA
- the LOC127303070 gene encoding uncharacterized protein At2g27730, mitochondrial has protein sequence MAMVAARSAVSRTPARSAAARFVQSRFRSGGKVLGEEEKAAENVYIKKMEQEKLQKLARKGPSTGEQAPATPSSTASDVKAGGGTGPTASTSAGVSTNKNRNYAILAGTLAGLSALGWFLLAKEPKKTGEVLE, from the exons ATGGCGATGGTGGCGGCGAGGTCTGCGGTGTCGAGGACCCCGGCGaggtcggcggcggcgaggtTCGTGCAGAGCAGGTTCCGGTCCGGCGGCAAGGTGCTGGGCGAGGAGGAGAAGGCCGCCGAGAACGTCTACATCAAG AAAATGGAACAAGAGAAGCTGCAGAAGCTCGCACGTAAG GGCCCCAGCACAGGAGAGCAAGCTCCGGCTACCCCAAGCTCCACAGCGAGCGACGTGAAGGCTGGAGGCGGCACTGGCCCGACGGCATCCACATCCGCTGGCGTGTCAACCAACAAGAACAGGAACTACGCCATCCTGGCGGGAACCCTTGCTGGCCTGAGCGCCCTGGGCTGGTTCCTCCTGGCGAAGGAGCCCAAGAAGACGGGGGAAGTCCTCGAGTGA
- the LOC127303071 gene encoding uncharacterized protein At2g27730, mitochondrial isoform X2, giving the protein MAMVAARAAASRTPARFMQSRFRSSGGKMLSEEEKAAENVYIKKMEQEKLEKLARKGPSTGEQAPSTPSSAASDMKAGGAGPTASTSTGVSTDKNRNFAVLAGTVAGLSALGWYLLSKEPKKTEEVVD; this is encoded by the exons ATGGCGATGGTGGCGGCGAG ggcggcggcgtCGAGGACCCCGGCGAGGTTCATGCAGAGCAGGTTCCGCTCCTCCGGCGGGAAGATGCTCAGCGAGGAGGAGAAGGCCGCCGAGAACGTCTACATCAAG AAAATGGAACAAGAGAAGCTAGAGAAGCTCGCACGCAAG GGCCCCAGCACAGGAGAGCAAGCTCCATCTACCCCAAGCTCTGCAGCAAGCGACATGAAAGCTGGAGGCGCTGGCCCGACGGCGTCCACATCCACTGGCGTGTCGACCGACAAGAACAGGAACTTTGCCGTCCTGGCGGGCACCGTCGCTGGCCTGAGTGCCCTGGGCTGGTATCTCCTGTCCAAGGAGCCCAAGAAGACAGAAGAGGTCGTCGACTGA